One stretch of Nitrospira sp. SG-bin1 DNA includes these proteins:
- a CDS encoding chromosome partitioning protein ParA, with product MKSAIYTGHVRHRRFSPVSHAFTYRLFMMYVDLDELPTLFQNRWFWSVNRTNLASFNRADHVGDPTIPLGGSIRQLVEERTGSQPAGPIRLLTHLRYFGYVFNPVSFYFCYDRSDRCVETIVAEITNTPWGERHCYVLSSEQNRASGRKKRYQFDKIFHISPFIDMDVAYDWRFTEPTSQLAIHMENLRKGQPFFDATMKLERREISGTALARVLVQYPLMTAKVISAIRWQALKLWMKGAPFYAHPKKRTEPSPVATSQTPS from the coding sequence ATGAAAAGCGCGATCTATACGGGACACGTTCGGCACCGGCGGTTCAGTCCGGTGTCGCACGCGTTCACCTACCGGTTATTCATGATGTATGTAGACCTGGACGAATTGCCGACCCTGTTTCAGAATCGGTGGTTCTGGTCTGTTAACCGAACCAATCTTGCATCGTTTAACCGCGCGGACCATGTTGGCGATCCAACCATTCCCTTGGGTGGATCGATCCGACAACTCGTGGAGGAGAGAACAGGCAGTCAGCCGGCTGGACCGATCCGTCTTCTGACCCATCTCCGCTACTTTGGGTACGTCTTCAATCCCGTCAGTTTCTATTTTTGCTATGACCGATCCGATCGTTGCGTTGAGACCATCGTCGCTGAAATCACGAATACACCTTGGGGCGAGCGACACTGTTACGTACTGAGTTCCGAACAGAATCGCGCCAGCGGGAGGAAGAAGCGCTATCAGTTCGACAAGATATTCCATATCTCGCCGTTTATCGACATGGATGTGGCGTACGACTGGCGATTCACCGAACCGACCTCGCAGCTGGCGATCCACATGGAAAATCTTCGCAAAGGTCAGCCGTTTTTCGATGCAACGATGAAACTGGAACGGCGGGAAATCTCTGGCACGGCCCTCGCTCGCGTGCTCGTCCAGTATCCTCTGATGACAGCCAAGGTCATCAGCGCCATCCGTTGGCAGGCCTTGAAACTGTGGATGAAGGGTGCCCCGTTTTATGCGCACCCCAAGAAGCGAACGGAGCCGTCGCCTGTGGCGACGAGTCAGACACCATCATGA